AAGCTAATGGAGAAAACGGCCCACCTTGGGGTACGCCGATCTTTCCCGCCGCTTTTATCACCTGTTTGATCAGGTGCATCACTTGTGGGTCTTGGATGCGCTTCGACATCTTCTCCAGTAGAATCGAGTGCCGGATTGTATCAAAGTATCGGGATAAATCGACATCGATTACATTGGTCATGCGTCGCAGTACACTTCGTCTCACTTCGGCTAATGCTTGGTGAGGTGAGCGCTTCGGTCGAAATCCATACGAATTTGGGCAGAAGTCAGCTTCAAAGATCGCTTCGAGAATCAATTTTAGAGCACCTTGTACAACGCGATCCCGGATTACGGGAATTTGTAAAGTTCGCATTTTGCCGTTCGCCTTCGGTATATCTACCTTCCGGTTGGCTTGAGGTTGGTACGTTCCCGTTTGGAGTTCTTCTTGGATGCCTTCGAGAAACGGGATAACACCCTCTTTTTCCACGTCTGCGAAGCTTTGTCCGTCTATGCCTGCGGCACCGCCGTTTTTCTTCGCATGTCGGTACGCTTCATGGAGAGTCGTTATGCTGGTTATGTGGGTAAATAGACCCCAGAACCGATGCGTAGGTTCAGACTTCGCCTTTTGATATATCCGTTGCCTCAGTTCCTGCAGACTGATGGGTGTTTTTGTCATTTTCACCCTTGCCTCCTTTGGTTATACGGATTTGTTTACCGGTCCGGACCCTTCCCTCCCCGCGCGTTTTGCTGCACGCGGATCTAAAGTACTACGGTCCGATCCGCCACCCTGACATCTGCATGTCCCATTTCCCGATCACGGTTATAGGGAATGCCTCCTCGGTGAGCTTTCTTCACCGGATGCCGAGGGCTTCTCCAGTTTCCATAACATCTTTCACTCCATGTCGCCGCTGATACCCCGCCGGTGAGAACTGCCGTTTCAGACTCTTTCGGTCAGTTCTTGCTGCTTTCGCGCGTTATCGACCGTCTCAGCCACCGGAATTGCGTGTAACGAGGCTACGTCTGCGTTCACTGTACGTTACAACCTGGAAT
This genomic window from Paenibacillus hexagrammi contains:
- the ltrA gene encoding group II intron reverse transcriptase/maturase, translated to MTKTPISLQELRQRIYQKAKSEPTHRFWGLFTHITSITTLHEAYRHAKKNGGAAGIDGQSFADVEKEGVIPFLEGIQEELQTGTYQPQANRKVDIPKANGKMRTLQIPVIRDRVVQGALKLILEAIFEADFCPNSYGFRPKRSPHQALAEVRRSVLRRMTNVIDVDLSRYFDTIRHSILLEKMSKRIQDPQVMHLIKQVIKAAGKIGVPQGGPFSPLASNIYLNEVDWAFDAIRRKTAEGSYEAVNYHRFADDMVITVSGHSSKQGWAELALKRLQEQLKPLGVELNLEKTRMVNVLKGEAFAFLGFDLRRVPNRSGTGYFILMTPKKKARIAVKARIRELIQNGGATPAKDMVKRINAVLAGWVNYFRVGNSSDAFSEVRDYTEMKIRTLLTRRKRRRKRSVGWRRWSNEYLYGVLGLYWDWKVHPLKNVEGYR